The nucleotide sequence TCAGAATCAACATATGTTTATAAGTATCAAGAGTATGtcacttctactaaaaacacataaaaggtatttatagtacataaggaaaccctaaaaatcaaagcccaaatgaaaaaggacaaaaagggACGATGGTCACTTACCTATGTCCACATACGGTCTACCAGTAGGCGCAAGTACCATATGCAATCCGTATGTAAACCCAAGTAAGTTCCAGAAAAAGTTCATGTACTATTTATTCTTGGGATTTGGACTTTTGGTACTAACCTTACCCACATGTGGTCCGCATGTACCACATGTTTTCTGCATGTAAACATAGGTACGTGCCAAAAATTCTTCTTCAGCTCTTACTCTCTAGATCTTCAATTCTGGTACTTATCTTAGTCACATACCGACCACAAGTGCTACATACGGTCCACatatagacataggtaagtgtcagTCCTACCAattcttgcaaccaagcttcCAAACTTCAAGTTTCAGCACATGTTTTGATCACACACATCCGGTAAGTGTTACAAATGCCCAAAAATGATCAAGTAAGTGGccaaaaactttatttttcacttttttcttgaacttagcatccaaaaccttgtttcctgcaaaacattccgaaaacacatcatatctaacaaaacaacctaagaaacttgcatgtTTTCGTTATTTTAAGAGtcaaaagttctatatttctatagtacatcAGAAATCAAACCTCAAATCAAAGGAAATACCATTTTATACTTTTCTAGGTAACCCCCCCCCCTCTCCCACTCCCCAAtatcatatttaaatcaagaatttgaatatGAATTTGTAAGGAAATTAATGGGAAATGATAAATATAAGATTATAAAGCTTAAAAATCTTGATAACTCCTATGAAATTTCCTGAAACTGAGCTCCCAAAGGTAAAATACGgtgaaaataggattttggttAAGAAAGAGACTTAAATTCTGCTCAAGCATAAAATAGCCTTTGCAAATACAGACCTCTAAGtcttaaatgaaaaattaaaatgaccTAAGTTTTGCATTGACGGTCAGGCCTTCGCGATCGTGATGAAGGCCGGCCCAAATCAGACCCGCTTAACCCTTTGTGAACACCGTCAGGACACTACAATCGCAATGAACAAAGAAGCTATACATTGCGAATGTGGTTCTATCATTGCATTTACGATGCCCAATAATATGATTCCCAATATTTTCCTTCTCTGCAAATACGGCCAGGGGCCTGGGAATACAAAGAAAAATTGGTAGTTGCACCAGAAACAACAATATCAGCAACACACTTTGTTCAAAAACTCTCTAAATAGACCCTGGAGATTCATTTGGGaccctacaaaaataaaatagtgctACTAAGCTAATTTTAATGTTCTACATTTAATGACGGtattggatttttgaaaaaaaattattttcaataaattaaatcccttttaaagataaattttattaGTTTTCAGATGGAGGATCGAAACATAAAATAAGgactcaagaccaaaactaaCTATGCTATTaacctaaaaatgatatttttaagctaatgaaacTGTTAGAATCATTATCCAAAGTTCGAatcataaaatattgatcaaagtcaaaCTAACTCCTTTTAAGGGTGTTTAAAACTACAAATTCATTTAAAACACTCTCGAACACATTAAGAACTATGTCAATCATCCCCACAactcaaaaataagataaaataactatgaaaaaggggaaaatggtcaaaatataaaatttctaaaaACCAGTACGAGGGTCATTACAAAATGTATGTTCTTTAGTTTctaatattttgtttttattgttgggTTCATGTTATCTATGTGCTTGATTTCTTTCATTGTGAGTCCTTTACTTGTTTTTGTATGTTGTCTATGTTATCTATGTGTTGTTCTGCTTCTCATTTGGAGCTTTTTGATTTAATTCCGTGATATGGCACTTTCAATTTATAACTATAagtgtttttctttttcattttttaatttcaaaaatattgcTAGCTTATCCTTCCTTTATCAAATGCTTAACTTGCTAGTGCCTCAGCTAATTTATTACCTTCTTTTATAATATATGCATATTTCATTtgcatatcaattataaattctttTATCCACTAAATTATTTGCTAAACTCCATGCTGAATTCCATACTTATGTTAGAATCTTCTAAATTAACTTGGAACCTATTTAGATAATAATTTGATTCAGTTATTTGTTCTTACCATACTTTATTACCTCTTTGACTATTATCACctcaatttcatcatttttcatgTGTCTCGATTCTTCTGCCTCTGCATATACTAAATTTTCTATTGTATTTTTTCACATAGAAATCATAATCACTCCTCATTGGATCTTCTCTATATACTCTATCTAAGCCTCGTGGGTATGGGTACCGTACTATCTTTAGATCTATTAATTTGGCCATTTCCGCTTTATTATTTGTAATAGGTCTCCTTATTTGCTTGTACATACTGAAAATAAGAATTCCTAACTGTACCAAGTTTTGAATGACTGAGTAGACCAATATAAACTCTTTTATAAGGTTGTGTCTCTCCATGTTTAATAGCATTTATCCTAGTCCATAGTTCCCATAAGATTGTGTTTAGAAGTGTCTAATATATTAACCTAAGCCTTTCTACGATAGgtatttttcaccattttaataTCGCTTATTGCATTTATATCCCAATAATCTTTATTCctacaatagaagagaaatatGACCAAGCCTTGTTACCAACAATAAAAGTAGTAAATAGATATTGGGTTGTTTCTATTTGTAGGTTTCCATGACACCAACATTTAGATACTGTATTGTATTTATCTTCTTCAAAACATCATTCAAGTGGATGTTGAACTTCTAGCATCTCCATATAAGAAAGGATAATTCCTGATGTGCTTTGAAATTAGAGAACATTCTATGtcttttgatttatgttttacaaatttttgcacatgtttttacatatttaaaaatgtTAGAATGTTGTTtcgtagattttatatttcaatggaaaaggGGAAAAAAGATTACAAAACTCTCAAAAATAGGCAATCTACGTTCGTAAATCAAACCACGAACAGCAAATTAAGTTGTGGAAATATTTAGAGCACATGTCAATAGGATCCTATTGAAATGAtcaaatcacaaagaaaaatatagtcGTAAGTTCAATACACTGCCTCAATTCATGACCTATTCATAAAGAGAAGACGAAGATATCAAAGAAACGTACAATTGGACTTATAGATCGTGAATTCATTCATGAGCTACAAGACAATGTATAAAGTGAAGACTAAAAGCCATAAAATGTAATCGATGACCAGCTAAACGCAATCAGTTATTCTCAAGTCAATGCATGACCGTGGATTGGATCATAGATTGTATATGCAGAGCAATTATGATTTTTAGAATTTCAACTTTGTGTGCTATTATAAATGTCACATTCTGAATCAAGACTCGGGATATAATTGGTGTCCGGCGTTATTATTGGCTCGCGAATACCCTTAGCCCATCATACTACTATAATAGACACTAGAAAAATAAGCAAAACATCTGACTAatcatttaataaaatttctactttaaatcatgaaaatactcATAAAAGAATACTATTTATAGTCAAaccaaattctaaaatatatgactGAACAAACCAACTAACTAATCTATAAAATCTTTTCTAATATACTGAATATTATTTATCAGGAAAAGACCTTTGATCTACCTTtatgtaagaaaataaagaaactagtGAACTAGATTACGTACTAAGTCTCCTGGAAATGATGAGGGCTCATCCAAGGCTAAGGAGATGATGCCTACTGAAGAGTTTGATCACAAACCTAAATCTTAAATTTGTATCAATATGCAGTGCAAAAaagaacatgaatacatgaaatgTATGATATATAATAAAGATAGATTAAAGTAATGCtaataaaactgaaaattgatACATAAATTAGATATGTAATCATAATTTGGAATTAactaaataataagataaaacacACCCTAATAATGGATCATAACTGCAACTGATGGTTGAATAACTAGTATAAATCGAATGACTGAAACATAATAATAAGTGAGTGAAAATAAGTAATATGAAAAAAGAATACAAAGGATTATAAAGATTCTTGAAAAATTAATGGTGTAATGCCATAAATCATACTTTAAATAACATGCTGACAATCGTAAATCATGGgcaactgaataactaaaatgtGAGTTGAACTAGAAGTGAAGTATtgtaaaaactttttttaaaattggaaATTGAGTTGCTAGTAAATCATGCAACTGAAACTCAATAATCTATATTTAATGcatcataaaaaaatttataaactaATGGCCTCGATCGAGCatataatatcaaaaaaataaataaacttttttatttggaatattttttaattaacataTACCGTGTAAACCCATGATGTTCAATGTCTTACCTACATTGATAAAGTTGTTTTACAGCTTGTTGAGGTATAGAATCTATCCGAGCTATGGATCCATACTAAGCCTCTTTTTGGCTAAAAAAGGAGGCGCCCTACATGTAATATGATTCTATTCTATGATGGCAATGTAATTTTGGAGCTTGTGTTATCTAAACCCATACATTTTTTATGCTGAATAGtctttacaaaatatatatgtgctcATATTATGCTGAAGGCGTGCTAGTGAGTCTTAGCTTAAAACTGTATCATGGAAATATACAAATGGTAAGCCTATGCTTATAATTATCTGAAATATACTGTTGGTGAGCTTTGACTCTAAATCTTTTGAAAATGataatctaaatttaaagatataaaaatactTCTCTTTCAAAATTATTAACTATGCATAAGAGAAATCTTGTAAACTCTCATAAAATAgcctttcaaaatcataatttaactttttCTAGTATTAAAATCAGATAACTTCTGTAAATCGTGAGATAAACTTCATAAGATTAGAAATAGACtccttgaataaaaaaaaaaaggaatgtaCAATCAAAAGGATGAATTCAGTTTGTAAGATTTCTAATAATTTCATGAAGGATTCAAGGAGTATTATCAATAAATTAAGATACTAGATTCTAggattcaattaaaaaatattaactgTGATTCAtgtaataaatcaaaattgagatataatTGTGCAAAAAAATAGGATTCTCATACCAAAGGTTAGCCTTACATACCTGAGAAATTGAAGAACTTGAAAGAAGACTTGAAGGAACCTTGCTTGGAAACTCTACAATTTAATTTTTACAAGTCTTTGTACTTTGGAATTTGAGAGAGGCAGTGAAAGAATATATAGATGAAATTCTCACTATTTAGAGTTTAATGGAAGTTTAGTAATTATGGTAGGATGATTATAAGGGTTAAGTAACAAGGCATCCTTAATTAAATGGAGTAAGAAAAATTTCACATTTGAATTGTGGCGGTCATGTTGCACAACCCAATGTGCCTCTTGTGTTGTGCACCTTGAGGCCCAACATACTTCATCGAGTGTGTTCCACGCCCTCCAATGTAAAGCAAAGGCAATTTGCAGGATAATTCATCTTCGAATTATGGTATTGTCTAGAAGAAAACTATACAAGTTGAACTgaatatgctttttttttttaatattacactttttcatttgcaACCTATAATCCTCACAAGGATACCAATGCTACTAAATTATGAGTCTAACTTCATGTTGTTCCATGTTCAATCCTAACTTGGAGGTATAAGTTGCTACATATAATGTGATCATGATAAACTAAGTCacgaaatttcatatattatatccCCTTAATACTTTCATCCCCGGTACTTTTATCCCAATACAAGGGGTTGCCACGACACAACACTCGTATCACCAACCTGCAAATTAAATCTCTCTAAAGTTTTTGGGTTTGGGATGATGCGCCAGCCATAGCCCCAACTTACTCATTCCTCCAAAAATACGTTGTAACTCCCGAAACTTCTTCCAATCAATTTTTGATCGATCTTGGGTCAAAAGACTTGGTTCATAAGCTCTAACTCACAAAAAAAACAGTTTAAACATGACATGAAACACGAAGTGTTATACTAACATCGATTGTTTTACATGGACACATTTAGACATGGCAAGCATTTTGTCAGAGATAGTGACTCACAAGCTCAGCATAAAACCGAGTTATCCCTTGTTGAAGAAAAAATGCGACGATGCCAGCTACCAGCATAGAAACTTGGGCTTATTAATGTATTTCTCTTATTATTTCAATccaattctatatattttttatttttcttattaattaaGAAAGTTATTAATACACAAATCTCATATTCATCTCAAGTTGATTTTATACATTTAATTATCTGTCTAAAAAGAATATCATctttctattattaaaaaaattaaaaatattatttataactGCACAAAAATCTAAGATTTGTTTTAGACaacaaatttcaaaactcttctttcttttttaaatttatgttaaatcaactgataccacataaattggaTCTAAGGGAACATCAGAAACTGCAAAAACTGCACAGTTAAGATTTCGCTAAATCATGTTGGTTAGGTATGAAGTGCTTACCATTAACAAATTTAAAGGATCCATACTACTCAAAAAatatttaggggtcgtttggtgtaagGTATTAAAATATATAGTCTCGAAATAAAATAATAGTCCCAGAATAAAAATTTTTGTGCCATGTTTGCTTGTTAAATTCGGACTAGGATCAATAAATAataccgggataagttatcccacccaAGGGATGGTATAAATAATTTCACCATAATTTACATTAGGATAAAgccataaaatgataaaattaccctCCAAACCTTTTAATTAtcaattttcatatatatatattactttactattatatataagggAGAACGTGAGATTTTGATAGTtctcacatcaatttttttctgtcaattttatccctaatttaaattttaattactctacaaatttttatccattttggtaaatttgaaaaattatatgggCTTATTAAATTCTACAAGAGTGACGAGTCATGAAAAAATGACAGTGAcaccataaaaactatttatacaatcaaattcaaaattgatccaagggtttattgtctttctattttgtaaattattaatcttacttcaaatgtttattttttctaacaaatttatcatggataaGTAACTAAAGTATcttgacattccctttctaacttagtagatgcttaattattaaatagaaatttattttttatatatagttaaaatgtttgaaaatttattttttaaaaaaaaatacaattcaacttttaaaatattaatgatactaaataatgtaaaatgagagtaattctttttcacaatttttaatgatgattttttaaaaaaaatgagattatcaacattttatagaatttaggacaaaataagtaatttaacatgaaatattaagctAAATCAGACTAAAGGTATTTTTGTAAACGAACTATCTATTCTTAGAAAGAATAGAATGCATatcatttttagtaccacaaaccaaacaatcACTAAAAACTAAAAGCAGGATAATTCTAAAACAACTAATCTCAATATAGCTAATCCCAAAATAACTAATTTCagcataatttatttttcaaccaaatgaccccttgaATACTTTAAACCTGTCTCCAAACATAAGTGACCATTTCTTTCCTCACATATAGTttctgttttaaaaaaatataaaagaatataaattgcCATTGAACGTGGACTCGTATTTTTCGCCTAGCCATTCTTTCAAAACAGAGGAGCTAAAAGTTAGACACAAAAATTACTGCTACTTCATTGATGATAAATTGAACACACGTTCTCCACACTGTCTCTTCccctaataaataaataaataaattttttgaagactcatgaataattatactatcttattattaataaaagaatGATCTTTGGAGTATTAAGTTCcttcttctcatttttaattatataattatatgcatGCAAATGCAATAGAAAGAAGAGAGCTCTTTTTTTCGAATATTGCACTAGTGAATCTTGATTTGCCATTACTTTAGGGAAAATCACCCCTTAATCTATATATTGATAAAAATGGTATGACCATCAGCCACCACCTCTAGCATGGCCAACAATTCTAAAGCCGTCACCACCGTACCACCTCAAAGTAAATCAATCCATTCGCTCTCTCCGTCTCTCTATATACACATTATATACTGGTtatgttgttattgtatatatatacacacacattatTAATAATACAAATGAAAATAGGTGATTTTCTTCTGttatactcccttcatttcaatttgattgatctgtttttatggagtttaacaaagtaaaaaaaaaaatcttttatctTATTGTTATAAATAGAAGATACGTATATTGTATCAAAATGTCATTTAATCATGTGTTATTAAACATGTGCAAAGTTAAGATTAAATAGTTGCTGAAAAAATTAGACATTCCTTTTTTAAACGGATCAAAAAGAAATAtaggacaaacaaattgaaacgtgttggtaattatgataattttaaagTAGTGTTATCAGACGGTAGAAATCGGAACtatccaaaaaaggaaaaataatgtcACATCTTGGATTCAAATTTTGAGCCACATCTGTTACTACACTAAAATCTTCCTTTGTATGAGGGTGGACAAGCCAAAGATTTATATATTTACGAAGGAATTTGCTTTTTACCCTCATAACAAGGTAGCCGTAAGGAACCAGTGGCTGGATTGAACCTTTGGTACAAAACGATTGTTCTTGAAGggtatatatattattgaaaattaTTCTCCAATTTTAATTTCTGAATTGTTGGGGTGCAATATTCTTCTTTAATAGCTAAGCATTTTCAAACTCCCTTCCCtccaagaattttttttcaaagaatatACAAGTTAGTGCTACATATATCTTGGATCATTTTTTGATCATATAACTTACCAAAACTTTGAGGAATCTAAACATGTCATTTCCTTATCTTGACAGATACAAATCCTTCACTTAAGAAAAGCTCGAAAGGATCTGTCGAAAGAGGTATGAGTTAGAGAACTAGAACTTACTCATTTTTTGCATAATATAAGATAATAGTATGATGTACTAGATTCTGCTGCTATAATAATGTTTATTTTGTACCAATAAAGTCACTCAAGTTGGACCAGTTTATCCACAAAGTCATTATAGCCAGAAAACTAAACGGATAATTTCATATTCAATTAACAACTGTCatgtttcttttgtttctttagaTACTGTTCTCTCTCAGCTTAATAACGACAAGAAGTCTGCGTATGTCAAGGCATGGGAAGAGAATGAGAAAAGCAGAGTGGATAACAAGTAGTATTTCTATAACTTTCTATATGTTGTTAGCTATCATACGACTGATTCTTGTCTATGTGAGAGCACAAGAAGAACAATTTGATATACTCTTTTAATTGCACGAAAGTTTTTCGGGCAATTCAACTGGTCAAGTAATCTTAACACTTGTATATGACTGAATAGGGCCCAAAAGAAGCTCTCTAAAGTTGCAGCATGGGAGAACAGAAAGAAAGCACATCTTGATGCTAAACTGAAGAAACTTGAGGTAAACATGCACAAtctttagtatatttattttcaattaattcTAGAAGTCATATCCTGCAAAGAGGAAACCAATTTAACCTTTCGAATACGTGATACGTATTCAAATTCACTTGCACAAGTCAAGaggggagaaaaaaaaaaggagatagAAATCCATCTAGCTGACGGGAAAATGTCTTAATTTCAAATGTTCTGAAGTGCCTTTTAAAATACAAGTGGTTAAGCAATGCATTCCTGATAAAAATGGATTCCGTTTGTTTATGTACTAAGCACTCTAAAGTTGCTCTTCTGTGAAGCTTTCTGCATGTCTGGCTGCAAAAGAGCGTGATCAAAATTGTCTTCTACTTCAATTAACTACTAGTACGATGCCAAAGACAATGTCAGATTATGTATTTAATATATCTACCATGGTCCATCTAACCATTAATTGTGTGGTGACCCGCGTAAAAGTGGCCCATGCAGAGTCAGATAGACCACCGTAGTGCATGAGTTTGGCCTTACATGTAGGCCATAGAAGAATCCCCCATAGTTCTAGCAATTATAAGCGGCAATCCAAAACAATAAATTCTGGTTTGTGTCGGATGGTACTGCCCAAATTTTGGGTAATGCTTCGTCCGGAATAATCCTTATGGCCCAGTTTAGGATACTGTTCagtcaaaatatttttgaatagtaAATTtcattcatgctcacttaattttatttttatttttattacacaaagatcattttttcattcattacaCACAGTAAGGcaatcacaaaagtcactatgaccGAATTTTATAATAATCCACTCGAAAAAAGATGTGACAACTTTAATTAGTTcgtaattttaatttaagaaatataatttatattaccCATATCTTGTCTTTTTTATTTGTGTCCAACTCAATTTTTCTTATGgattatataataaaagaatatcaatttcttaatagattaaaCTACCTAGTGaagattattttcataaaaaaaaaattagttaatatttttatgaaactaaaattataatataagggaGGATACCAAAATTTTATAGTCTTCACAATGACAATATGATaatcttaattttcttaaaattctctaaaattgagacatatgttgataaaatatttttttcctctaaaattatgacatgtagttgataaaattatggtaattttttttttttaaaaatccttTAAAATTATGACATATAGGTAAATTACTTTTCTCATCTAAAATTGTGatatgtagttgataaaattacttttcttcATCTAAAATTGtggcatgtagttgataaaaaaaaatctactcaTTTCTTTTCTTGCCACTTGGGTTTTTGCATTCGATATATTATTATGATAAACTGCTCATTTAATGAGTTTGTCATTGTActtttaattgtttgactaatTGATTAATTCTCTTAGaaattttcattataatattcaatttctgataaattacatattgtttaattaattcaactaataaatataaaaattaaatatctaataatttatttttctattaaattacttataaacggtcaataacattatttgtacaaatttcgATTATACTTATTCgatgacaaaattaaaaagattttattttaaaactatctttcacatgttgatttatcttcaaggaatcaaaataatcttaaaaatattaatattatacacgtatttttattttatgtgttttgaaaaaaaatttatcttgtGTTTTACTCTTTTTCGATGCACTTTTTTAGTAGAtgaatgcaatattatgaaatatttcgtaaaaatatcaaccaaattttttttatgaaaaatagtcttCATTAGGTAGCCTAATCTATTAAAAAATTGGTATTCTTCCGTTATAGAATTCACAAGGAAAATTGGGTTGGGCACATATAAAAAGGGTCAAGATAtgggtaatatattatattctcttaaattaaaattaagaactaattaaggttggtACATCATTTTTCTGGTGGAATTATTGTAAAATTATtaaaatgacttttgtgtaatgaatgaaaaagaaaattatataataaatacaaaGTCTATTTTTTTGTCATGTACACTTTCGGCTGTTGATAAGCTTGTGTAATCACAATCTGCAGGAAAGATTAGAGcaaaaaaaaagcagaatatgcggaaaagatgaaaaataaagcagcTTTGATTCATAAGGAGGCAGAAGAGAGGAAAGCCGTGGTTGAAGCTAAACGAGGGGAACAACTTCTTAAAGCAGAGGAGATGGCTGCCAAATATAGCGCCACAGGACAAAATCCTAAGAAGTTACTTGGGTGTGTTAGATGATAAGAACTTTTTTCATTGTATATTTTCTTACCTGCTGCTGTATAGTGCATGCTATTTTACATGTCCAGTTTTTTTGTAGTGCTTCCTAATCTATATAGGAACTTACTAGTCTGCTTAGGAAAAGCATTCCTGTGTTCTGGAGAATTCCATGTCAATGCTAACGATTCCATTTCAGAAGTGATACCATGATAACTCTATGAATTAAGCTTAGATTGAAGCTTTGcaatctccattaatggagaaaCCAATAGTGAACTGAACAAGAGAGGGAAGATGAATCTTCATATATGCAAGACCTTAAATGTAAGGCTGAACAGTGTATGTAtttatagaagagaaaaaaaaggaaaaaggggaGTCTAACTAACTTCTAGTGCAAAGCTGAATTACAGCTGGCATGTACAGCTGTCAATAAATAGAGCATGCTCTCCACTCTAACTAACTGCTGCATAACTGCCTAGCACTACTACTGCTGCAATTAATAATCTCAATAAGAAGTTTTCACAAACATTCACCTCTTATGTCTTTTAACTTTAAATCAGCTGAAATGTAGTAGAAAATAATTTGTGGAATGTCAACAATTATTCCATTTGTCGAGCAGTACAAAAGCAGCATTAATGAGCAAATGAGTTGACAAAGTTTCTCCCAATGTTTTTAGCTATGCAAAAGATTTACCTACAAAATATAAGCTTCAAGATATGGCAACAGTTCCAGTTCCAGAAAGAAACATGCACTATGTCAAAAACAAAGGGAACGTAAAGAGTAAAGCTACAAGGAGAAAAATATAGGAAAATTGCAGCTGTAAATTGCTATAAAAGAAACTGTACGGAAGGGAAAAACTGAAACTTTtgagtgatttttatttttctggatGGTTACAAATGCACAATGCGTCTCCTATTTATACTAGTCCATGGATGATTCTAGATATCCTTCTAGATAcatctacaagaaaaatctagcCATCTTTATCTTCTACTgctctagaatatctagataattctCCAAGATATTTATTCAAGACACTACACTGGGATATTCTAGAAGAACCTATTCCAGAAAATATCTAATATTTAGGAGTTTCTAATGCAAAAATATCTACTAACTAGgattttctagataaattttaaTTTCCTAACACTCCTCCTTAAGATTTTTCAATGAAACTCCCTGCAACAACCTTTGAAACTCAAACTTGTTTGTGGGAAGAGCCTTGATTAGAATATCGGCTTGTTGTTCTTCACTTCTGCAATGCACCAGCTTAACTTTTCCATTCTTCTCGGCATCTTGCAAAGCATGAAATTTGATGTTGATATGCTCCGTCCTTCCATGTTGCACTAGATTTTCAGCCATAGCAATGGCTAATTTATTGTCCACATAGATCACTGTTGGTTCTTTTGGCAAAGGATCTAATTCAAACAAGATTTTTCTCAACCAAATTTCTTGATTTGTAGCTAATGCAACAGCTACATACTCGGCTTCTGCGGAAGATTGAGCTACAATATCCTGCTTCTTTGTGCTCCAAGAAAAAATGTCTGAACCAAATGAGAAAGAGTAACCAGATGTGCTTTTGTAATCGTCCAAACATCCACCCTAATCACTATCTGAATAGCCAATAAGAGATCCATTCTCCACACTTTTATACCAAATTCCATAATCTGTTGTTCCTCTAATATACCTCAACACCCTTTTAGCAGCTCCAAGATGCTTAGTGCTGGGACATTGCATATATCGGGACAGTAGACTAGCTACAAACATCATATCTGTCCTAGTAGCAGTCAGATACAACAAGCTTCCAATAAGGCT is from Capsicum annuum cultivar UCD-10X-F1 chromosome 5, UCD10Xv1.1, whole genome shotgun sequence and encodes:
- the LOC107872534 gene encoding remorin-like isoform X2 encodes the protein MANNSKAVTTVPPQNTNPSLKKSSKGSVERDTVLSQLNNDKKSAYVKAWEENEKSRVDNKAQKKLSKVAAWENRKKAHLDAKLKKLEVNMHNLYKKKAEYAEKMKNKAALIHKEAEERKAVVEAKRGEQLLKAEEMAAKYSATGQNPKKLLGCVR
- the LOC107872534 gene encoding remorin-like isoform X1 encodes the protein MANNSKAVTTVPPQNTNPSLKKSSKGSVERDTVLSQLNNDKKSAYVKAWEENEKSRVDNKAQKKLSKVAAWENRKKAHLDAKLKKLEERLEQKKSRICGKDEK